The following coding sequences are from one Rutidosis leptorrhynchoides isolate AG116_Rl617_1_P2 chromosome 11, CSIRO_AGI_Rlap_v1, whole genome shotgun sequence window:
- the LOC139876956 gene encoding uncharacterized protein isoform X4, whose product MQRSSTVFNKKWKGGFELPTRLSVAAADCIIALSVALTKKEAVSDNSKNIKKSSIPHVTDGPKKVKPISSTSEFTRDIEMSLLLWNLLDHLILLVQRLIAWSRKSRSLHAKGLERVLKWLRETKRQYHSSQDQAGQQRVKTGILLLSSCWKHYGILMHLENHQLIKRHKELLDQYLAGIEYYAGNSGDNVGDKDSETATINFFMSCLLLILGRFTSKQFDTAMMEHKLDITRVVASQLCSADDDVIDGAVLILKATIFGSNHLESGRSLADCKQMNSVLPLLLNLLDERDGAARAVVNLIAEYCSMSLDTYCLEEILNRLASENIAQKRNALDVLSQVINISSNTTSTLSHSIWYAMLDITNHLLDLLKDKEDIIRAQSTKLLTLIDPSLVLPELVGLVYSSDVTLHSLATTILLNLLTYHNQKPEVISMLLDCLSNLNASSDHQNTGSNYSLEGLKGDADQVLKLIPEWANSVKNWKLLIRPLVDKMFSEPSNPIIVKFLSYISDHLGREADIVFQQILLHAESQAEIDESFLSELNISSTENEIKLRRSLFVRLCPLLIIRLLPSSVFNNLESSLVYGDLLSVNNHIYEISDSRCISALLFKRAFNKLEFEDVRKLSAELCGRLHPNVLFPSVTSELEYAISDHDILKIKACLFSFCTSLAVRGMECVGHSGMSRVREAIENILLWPSVDGDEISKAQHGCIDCLAITVCSELQDSERINNLSTKGKNIIGNGNSDTFTYHAYVLDQLTSDEQKTISSNWNPLERMSKTELLSFRLCMANVLISACQKVSDSGKKPFVSKILPRLTRSAENAKEPEIRSACMQVLFSTVYHLKSVVLPYSSDLLQASLKSLKRGSEMERIGGAKLLASLMASEEVIVQSISEGLLEARTVLLSISQTDSSSSVRQLCSQLLACITPS is encoded by the exons ATGCAGCGATCATCTACTGTCTTTAATAAAAAGTGGAAG GGTGGGTTTGAGTTACCTACTCGTCTTTCGGTTGCTGCTGCCGATTGTATTATAGCTCTCAGTGTGGCGTTGACAAAAAAGGAGGCCGTTTCTGATAATTCAAAGAATATAAAAAAATCATCTATACCTCATGTTACTGATGGACCTAAAAAAGTGAAGCCAATAAGTTCAACTTCAGAATTCACAAGGGATATTGAAATGAGCTTGTTGCTTTGGAATCTTCTAGATCACCTCATTTTACTTGTGCAAAGACTCATTGCT TGGAGCAGAAAAAGCCGGTCTTTGCATGCAAAAGGGCTGGAAAGAGTTTTAAAATGGTTGCGAGAGACTAAAAGACAGTATCATTCTTCTCAAGATCAGGCAG GTCAACAGAGGGTTAAAACTGGAATTTTGCTTCTCTCATCTTGTTGGAAACACTATGGAATTCTTATGCACTTGGAAAATCATCAACTTATTAAGCGTCACAAAGAATTATTAGACCAGTACTTGGCTGGTATTGAG TATTATGCAGGGAACTCGGGCGATAACGTTGGTGATAAGGACAGTGAAACCGCAACCATAAATTTCTTCATGAGCTGTTTATTACTTATTTTGGGGCGTTTTACTTCAAAGCAATTTGATACTGCAATGATGGAACACAAGCTAGATATTACCCGTGTTGTGGCATCACAG CTTTGTTCAGCTGATGATGATGTCATCGATGGTGCTGTTTTAATTCTAAAAGCAACCATATTTGGATCAAACCATCTTGAATCTGGGCGTAGTTTAGCAGACTGTAAACAGATGAACTCGGTTTTACCTTTATTACTAAATCTTTTAGATGAACGCGACGGTGCAGCCCGAGCTGTCGTAAATTTGATTGCTGAATATTGTTCCAT GAGTTTGGACACATATTGTCTTGAAGAAATTCTAAATCGTCTTGCTAGTGAAAATATTGCTCAAAAAAGGAACGCACTAGATGTCCTTTCACAAGTCATTAATATATCTTCAAATACAACATCTACACTATCACATTCGATTTGGTATGCAAT GCTGGATATCACAAACCATTTGCTTGACCTTCTTAAAGACAAAGAAGATATAATTAGAGCACAATCAACCAAACTACTAACACTCATTG atCCTTCGTTAGTATTGCCTGAATTAGTTGGACTAGTTTATTCGTCAGATGTAACATTACATTCACTTGCGACTACCATATTACTCAACTTGCTCACATATCACAATCAGAAACCTGAGGTTATATCCATGTTGTTAGATTGTTTAAG TAATCTCAATGCCAGCTCAGATCATCAGAACACTGGATCAAACTACAGTTTGGAAG GGTTAAAGGGGGATGCTGATCAAGTTCTCAAATTGATACCAGAATGGGCAAATTCT GTCAAGAATTGGAAATTGTTGATCAGGCCATTGGTAGACAAGATGTTTTCTGAACCATCAAACCCGATTATTGTCAAGTTTTTAAGTTATATAAGTGATCATTTAGGAAGGGAAGCTGATATAGTGTTCCAACAAATTCTGTTACACGCAGAATCACAAGCAGA AATCGATGAAAGCTTTTTGAGTGAACTGAATATATCCAGTACAGAGAATGAAATAAAGTTGCGCCGTTCTCTATTTGTTCGCCTTTGCCCGTTACTTATTATAAGGCTTCTTCCATCAAGTGTTTTCAATAATCTAGAATCTTCTCTTGTTTATGGTGATCTTCTTAGTGTAAATA ATCATATATACGAAATCAGTGATTCACGGTGTATTTCAGCTCTTCTTTTCAAAAG GGCATTTAACAAACTTGAATTTGAAGATGTTAGAAAACTTTCAGCTGAGCTCTGTGGCCGACTTCATCCCAAT GTTCTGTTTCCAAGTGTTACATCTGAACTGGAATATGCTATAAGTGATCATGATATCTTGAAGATAAAAGCATGTCTCTTTTCATTTTGCACATCCCTAGCG GTTAGAGGCATGGAGTGTGTTGGTCATTCAGGCATGTCCCGAGTCAGAGAAGCTATAGAGAATATTTTGTTATGGCCATCTGTTGATGGAGATGAAA TCTCAAAAGCACAACATGGATGTATTGATTGTCTCGCAATAACCGTATGCTCCGAGCTTCAAGACTCTGAACGGATTAACAATTTATCCACCAAGGGAAAAAACATCATTGGAAATG GAAATAGCGACACTTTTACATATCACGCATATGTGCTTGACCAATTAACCAGTGATGAGCAAAAAACAATTTCCTCTAATTGGAATCCACTTGAGCGTATGTCAAAAACGGAGTTGCTCTCGTTTAGACTATGCATGGCCAATGTTCTTATTAGTGCTTGTCAGAAGGTTTCTGATTCCGGCAAGAAACCATTCGTTTCGAAAATTCTTCCAAGACTTACTCGTTCTGCTGAG AACGCGAAGGAACCCGAGATTAGATCTGCATGTATGCAGGTTCTGTTTTCCACTGTCTACCATTTGAAGTCTGTTGTCCTTCCATACTCTTCCGATCTTCTACAAGCCTCACTCAAATCTCTAAAGCGTGGATCCGAAATG GAAAGGATAGGTGGTGCCAAGCTACTGGCATCGTTGATGGCAAGTGAGGAAGTGATTGTACAAAGTATTTCAGAGGGACTGTTAGAAGCGAGAACCGTACTTTTAAGTATTTCGCAAACAGATTCTTCATCGAGTGTTAGACAACTATGCTCACAGTTGCTTGCATGTATTACTCCATCCTAA